From Brevibacillus marinus, a single genomic window includes:
- a CDS encoding alpha-ketoacid dehydrogenase subunit beta, whose protein sequence is MAQMTMVQAITDALRVELARDEKVLVFGEDVGKNGGVFRATEGLQKEFGEHRVFDTPLAESGIGGLAVGLGINGFRPVAEIQFFGFVFEAFDAIASQAARMRYRSGGRYHSPVTFRSPFGGGVKTPELHADSLEGLFLQTPGVKVVIPSNPYDAKGLLISSIRDNDPVIFLEHMKLYRSFRQEVPEGEYTLPLGKANVVREGSDVTIITYGAMVHTSLKAADELEKMRGAKAEVIDLRTINPLDMETVIESVKKTNRAIVVQEAQKSAGVAAEVIAQINEKAILHLEAPVLRVTSPDTVYPFAMAEDIWLPDVQRVVDGLLQVLDF, encoded by the coding sequence ATGGCGCAAATGACGATGGTGCAAGCGATTACCGATGCGCTGCGTGTGGAGTTGGCACGCGACGAAAAGGTACTCGTATTTGGCGAGGACGTAGGGAAAAACGGCGGTGTGTTCCGGGCCACAGAGGGTCTGCAGAAGGAGTTCGGCGAGCATCGCGTATTTGATACGCCGCTCGCGGAGTCGGGCATCGGCGGGCTGGCCGTCGGTCTGGGGATCAACGGATTTCGCCCGGTCGCGGAAATTCAGTTTTTCGGATTTGTGTTCGAGGCGTTTGACGCGATCGCTTCGCAAGCGGCGCGGATGCGTTACCGTTCCGGCGGCCGCTACCACAGCCCCGTCACCTTCCGTTCGCCGTTTGGCGGCGGCGTCAAGACGCCGGAGCTGCACGCCGACTCGCTGGAAGGCTTGTTTTTGCAAACGCCTGGCGTGAAAGTGGTGATTCCGTCCAATCCGTACGACGCCAAAGGGCTGTTGATCTCCTCCATCCGCGACAACGATCCGGTGATTTTCCTGGAGCATATGAAACTGTACCGCTCGTTCCGCCAGGAGGTGCCGGAAGGGGAATACACGCTTCCGCTCGGTAAAGCCAACGTGGTCCGCGAAGGAAGCGATGTCACGATCATCACCTATGGGGCGATGGTGCACACCAGTCTGAAGGCAGCCGATGAGCTGGAAAAAATGCGGGGAGCGAAAGCGGAAGTGATCGATCTGCGGACGATCAATCCGCTCGACATGGAGACGGTGATCGAGTCTGTGAAGAAGACCAACCGGGCGATCGTCGTTCAGGAAGCGCAAAAATCAGCGGGGGTTGCGGCGGAAGTGATCGCACAGATCAACGAGAAAGCGATTCTCCACCTGGAAGCGCCGGTGCTGCGCGTCACGTCGCCCGACACCGTCTATCCGTTTGCCATGGCGGAAGACATCTGGCTGCCGGATGTACAGCGTGTCGTGGACGGCCTGCTTCAAGTGCTTGATTTCTAG
- a CDS encoding dihydrolipoamide acetyltransferase family protein: MSRFEFKLPDIGEGIHEGEIVKWHVKPGDLVEEDQVILEVQNDKALVEIPSPVKGKVLELKVAEGTVAVVGDTLVVFETAGAAAGEPAQVPAADAAAQPQAGTEQPGCDIGAQINANLTQPLDTAAAAAPAGRAAGAAIARQHILATPSVRKYAREKGVDLAFVPGSGKHGRITRQDVDNYLAGHTAAAGAGEQPVQQQQAAEPRGTAAAAQAAPVAQQAAWAEEAVERVPLRGIRKAISRAMVQSAYTAPHVTLLDEVEVSELIALRQQAKPLAEAKGLKLTYLPFIVKAVVAGLKQFPELNASLDEEKQEIIYKKYYHIGIATSTEEGLLVPVVKAADRKSIFEIAAEINQLAAKARERKASPEELKGSTFSITNIGSAGGMFFTPIINYPEAAILGVGRITEKPVVKNGEVAVGSVLALSLSFDHRLVDGEPAQRFLNYVKQLLENPTLLMMEG, from the coding sequence GTGAGTCGATTTGAGTTTAAACTGCCCGATATCGGGGAGGGTATTCACGAAGGCGAGATTGTCAAGTGGCACGTCAAGCCGGGCGATCTGGTGGAAGAGGACCAAGTCATTCTCGAGGTGCAAAACGACAAGGCGCTCGTGGAAATCCCCTCTCCCGTCAAAGGGAAAGTGCTGGAACTGAAGGTTGCGGAAGGGACGGTCGCGGTTGTGGGCGACACGCTGGTCGTGTTTGAAACGGCAGGGGCTGCGGCGGGCGAGCCGGCACAGGTCCCGGCTGCCGACGCCGCCGCGCAGCCGCAAGCGGGTACTGAGCAGCCGGGCTGCGATATCGGCGCGCAGATCAATGCCAATCTCACCCAACCGCTGGACACTGCGGCCGCGGCGGCACCAGCGGGCCGGGCGGCAGGTGCGGCGATCGCGCGGCAGCACATCCTGGCCACGCCTTCCGTCCGTAAATACGCGCGGGAAAAAGGGGTGGATCTCGCATTCGTGCCGGGCAGCGGCAAACATGGGCGGATTACCCGGCAGGACGTCGACAACTACCTGGCCGGCCATACGGCTGCAGCAGGCGCGGGCGAACAGCCGGTACAACAGCAGCAGGCGGCGGAACCGCGCGGAACGGCCGCAGCGGCACAGGCTGCCCCCGTTGCTCAGCAGGCCGCTTGGGCCGAGGAAGCGGTAGAGCGCGTCCCGCTGCGCGGAATCCGCAAGGCAATCAGCAGGGCGATGGTTCAGTCGGCCTATACGGCGCCGCACGTCACGCTGCTCGACGAAGTGGAGGTCAGCGAGCTGATCGCCTTGCGCCAACAAGCGAAACCGCTGGCGGAAGCGAAGGGGCTCAAGCTCACCTACCTGCCGTTTATCGTCAAGGCAGTGGTGGCCGGCCTGAAGCAGTTCCCGGAATTGAACGCCTCGCTCGATGAAGAGAAACAGGAGATCATCTACAAAAAGTACTATCATATTGGCATTGCCACCTCAACCGAAGAAGGGTTGCTGGTGCCGGTCGTCAAAGCGGCAGACCGCAAGTCGATTTTCGAGATAGCCGCCGAGATCAACCAACTCGCTGCCAAAGCGCGGGAACGGAAAGCTTCCCCCGAGGAGCTGAAAGGTTCAACCTTCAGCATCACCAACATCGGCTCGGCTGGCGGGATGTTCTTTACCCCCATCATCAACTATCCGGAAGCGGCGATTCTCGGCGTCGGGCGGATTACGGAAAAACCGGTGGTCAAAAACGGCGAGGTCGCGGTTGGTTCCGTATTGGCGCTGTCGCTCAGTTTTGACCATCGCCTGGTAGACGGGGAACCGGCGCAGCGCTTTTTGAACTACGTGAAACAGTTGTTGGAAAATCCGACACTGTTGATGATGGAGGGATAA
- the lpdA gene encoding dihydrolipoyl dehydrogenase: MVVGEFTTEVDVLVIGAGPGGYVAAIRAAQLGKSVTVIERGELGGVCLNVGCIPSKALIHASQLYEQMQAAEQMGITAQNVAVDFPKVQEWKNKIVKQLTGGVQSLFKGNKIQTVAGEALFVSENEVRVINGYEVSRYKFNHCIIATGSRPLELPAFPFGKRVLSSTEALNLTEIPQSLVVIGGGYIGIELGSTFARFGSKVTILEAAEQILPGFEPEMTRLVERKLKKNKVDIFTKALAKGMEESDTGVTVTAEVKGEEKRIEAEYVLVTVGRVPNTDQLGVADIGMKLTEKGHIIVDKQGQTSIRNVYAIGDVVAGPALAHKASYEGKVAAEAIAGQPSAVDYQVIPAVVFSDPEIASVGLSEREAKEQGIDCAVGRFPFAANGRALSVNAGEGFVKLVADKQSGVLVGVQIVGPEASNLIAEAGLAIEMGATLEDIGLTIHAHPTLGEMMMEAAELALGHPIHVLNK; the protein is encoded by the coding sequence ATGGTAGTCGGTGAATTTACCACAGAAGTTGACGTGTTGGTCATCGGTGCCGGTCCCGGCGGCTATGTGGCCGCGATCCGGGCCGCCCAGCTGGGCAAAAGCGTGACCGTCATCGAACGCGGCGAACTGGGCGGGGTCTGCCTCAACGTGGGCTGCATTCCGTCCAAGGCGTTGATCCACGCCTCCCAGCTGTACGAACAGATGCAGGCGGCCGAGCAGATGGGCATTACCGCGCAAAACGTGGCTGTCGATTTCCCGAAGGTGCAGGAGTGGAAAAACAAGATTGTCAAGCAGCTGACGGGCGGTGTCCAGTCGCTGTTTAAAGGCAACAAGATTCAGACCGTAGCGGGAGAGGCGCTGTTCGTCAGTGAAAACGAAGTGCGCGTGATCAACGGGTATGAAGTGAGCCGCTACAAGTTTAACCACTGCATCATCGCAACCGGCTCGCGGCCGCTTGAACTGCCCGCTTTTCCGTTCGGCAAGCGGGTGCTCTCCTCGACCGAGGCGTTGAATCTGACGGAGATCCCGCAAAGCCTGGTCGTGATCGGCGGCGGTTATATCGGAATCGAACTGGGCAGCACCTTTGCCCGCTTCGGCAGCAAAGTGACGATTCTGGAAGCGGCTGAGCAGATTTTGCCTGGCTTTGAACCGGAGATGACCCGCTTGGTAGAGCGAAAGCTGAAGAAAAACAAGGTGGACATCTTCACGAAAGCGCTGGCCAAAGGAATGGAAGAGAGCGACACAGGCGTCACGGTAACGGCAGAAGTAAAAGGCGAAGAAAAGCGGATTGAAGCGGAGTACGTGCTGGTTACGGTGGGGCGGGTTCCCAATACCGACCAACTGGGTGTTGCCGACATCGGCATGAAACTGACGGAAAAGGGGCACATCATCGTCGACAAGCAAGGGCAGACCAGCATTCGCAACGTCTACGCGATTGGCGACGTCGTAGCGGGACCGGCTCTGGCGCACAAGGCTTCGTACGAAGGAAAAGTGGCGGCGGAAGCGATTGCCGGTCAACCCTCGGCGGTTGACTACCAGGTCATCCCGGCGGTTGTCTTCTCCGATCCGGAGATCGCCAGCGTCGGCCTCAGCGAACGGGAAGCCAAGGAACAAGGAATCGACTGCGCGGTCGGTCGCTTCCCGTTTGCCGCCAATGGAAGGGCGCTTTCCGTCAACGCCGGAGAAGGGTTTGTCAAACTGGTCGCCGACAAACAGAGCGGTGTGCTGGTGGGAGTGCAAATCGTCGGACCGGAGGCATCCAACCTGATTGCCGAGGCCGGGTTGGCGATTGAGATGGGAGCGACGTTGGAGGATATCGGGCTGACCATCCACGCCCATCCGACGCTGGGCGAAATGATGATGGAAGCGGCCGAGTTGGCGCTGGGGCATCCGATTCACGTATTGAACAAATAA
- a CDS encoding DUF5937 family protein, which translates to MIKINLSKLHDSQPPIRFSVSPLFEIAASLHVLTQALPTIQHHQWVKKSREILKQEGLYAEWLYFSPLFYCAVPSMFAVHQTEALTTEEEQLAYLTDLPLAQFIDSCRETLNSSVGRGRLPHTSLLIDLLCEPELIRGRFNLFLAAYTHYIFREKWDELQPAVARERARFESLRSAKAVCQYLQQILPFPLTCDASQLVLRLPDSAVEPDSPEVVRLALHPSWFLPHPPQYTQAGDTLHIAYSLLSQALR; encoded by the coding sequence ATGATCAAAATCAATTTGTCCAAGCTGCACGATTCTCAGCCGCCGATCCGGTTCAGCGTTTCCCCCCTGTTTGAGATTGCGGCCAGTTTGCACGTGCTGACCCAGGCCCTGCCGACCATCCAGCATCACCAGTGGGTGAAAAAAAGCAGGGAGATCTTGAAACAGGAAGGACTTTACGCAGAATGGCTGTATTTTTCTCCGCTCTTTTACTGCGCAGTCCCCTCGATGTTCGCCGTTCACCAAACGGAGGCGCTTACAACGGAGGAGGAGCAGTTGGCCTACCTGACCGATCTGCCCTTGGCGCAGTTTATCGATTCCTGTCGGGAAACACTCAACAGCAGCGTTGGCCGGGGCCGACTGCCCCACACTTCCTTGCTGATCGACCTGCTGTGCGAACCGGAGCTGATCAGAGGCCGCTTCAATCTGTTCCTCGCCGCTTACACGCACTACATCTTTCGCGAAAAATGGGATGAACTGCAGCCGGCTGTCGCGCGCGAGCGGGCGCGGTTTGAAAGCCTGCGCAGTGCGAAAGCCGTTTGCCAGTACCTGCAGCAAATCCTTCCCTTCCCGCTGACCTGTGACGCGTCACAGCTCGTGCTCCGTTTGCCGGATTCCGCCGTTGAGCCGGATTCCCCCGAGGTTGTCCGCCTCGCGCTGCACCCCAGCTGGTTTCTGCCGCATCCGCCGCAGTACACGCAAGCGGGCGATACGCTGCATATCGCGTACAGCCTGCTCAGCCAAGCGCTTCGCTAG
- a CDS encoding serine/threonine protein kinase: MNPRVLDHERGERSSFGAPALPSKWSKFSENAQHDNMRDKPVGSHLQHKKGVLTMWEKLQALYRTYWLDRPFPPGRTIGGYTIHTVLGVGAFGIAYLASPAQSDTLVVVKQTKPSRRGHPKGLDMQLYEKKVLESLAHPRIPQVREHFVADGLGFLVLSYIPGATVEELLFAHKQQFSEADAVRLLRKLAGIVEHLHQRGIIHRDVRIPNVVLQDGEPYLIDFGLARFVGDPPTYTDHPFAEYPAEKQLKRAVHPASDLLALGHFLLFLLYSTYEADESMPERSWREELSLSPAVRSILEKLFHSADGYHSVTALIADLEQYLRR, from the coding sequence GTGAATCCACGTGTTCTTGACCATGAGCGGGGAGAGCGTTCTTCTTTTGGCGCCCCCGCTTTGCCCAGCAAATGGAGCAAATTCAGCGAAAACGCGCAACACGACAACATGCGCGACAAACCAGTCGGCAGCCATCTGCAGCACAAAAAGGGCGTGTTGACGATGTGGGAGAAGCTACAAGCGCTTTATCGAACCTATTGGCTGGACAGGCCGTTTCCCCCCGGCCGGACAATAGGCGGCTATACGATTCACACTGTGCTGGGCGTGGGCGCCTTCGGCATCGCGTATCTTGCCTCCCCCGCGCAGTCGGACACGTTGGTCGTCGTCAAGCAGACGAAACCCAGCCGCAGAGGACATCCCAAAGGATTGGACATGCAGCTCTACGAGAAAAAAGTGCTGGAATCGCTCGCGCACCCGCGCATCCCGCAGGTGCGGGAACACTTCGTCGCGGACGGGCTGGGGTTTTTGGTGCTGTCGTACATTCCCGGCGCGACCGTCGAAGAGCTGCTGTTTGCCCACAAGCAACAGTTTAGCGAGGCGGATGCCGTGCGCCTGCTGCGCAAACTTGCGGGAATTGTCGAACATCTGCATCAACGCGGCATCATCCACCGCGACGTGCGCATCCCCAACGTCGTGCTGCAGGACGGCGAGCCGTACCTGATCGACTTCGGACTGGCCCGCTTCGTCGGAGACCCGCCCACCTACACCGATCATCCCTTTGCCGAGTACCCCGCAGAGAAACAGCTGAAGCGGGCCGTTCATCCCGCAAGCGACCTGCTGGCGCTGGGACACTTCCTGCTGTTTCTGTTGTACTCCACGTACGAAGCGGACGAGTCCATGCCGGAGCGGAGTTGGCGGGAGGAGCTCTCCCTTTCTCCGGCTGTGCGGAGCATCTTGGAGAAGCTGTTCCACTCCGCCGACGGCTATCACTCCGTGACAGCGCTGATCGCAGACCTCGAGCAGTACCTGCGGCGCTAA
- a CDS encoding DUF2515 family protein: MTWRTTDADDLVAEIRHQTAVHNRNNLTRTKAYLDFYREHPELEWAFLAHMVSRNSGWNMTDLHGEWLPRLMSRQAIQSSFAFLERCNWLIFHDAYPQLLLYKVMKQEAADLTPLLPKLGVSRFMVPIWRGFLRNGNARRLARALIVNEQQYIEQRVVRHSDYRSEVLQSFPFLAQDVLSLNKVLLPYREHADDERPRLTGVCVKHFASLEARINVGKTLYHLLFADGKRLRAFTAWATRVPHTGSRADYWPHLFTPVRQSPAEQEYRERLQGGELLPGRPKLYSPPLAKVWPDTVQPAADGVDWYRDEKWLRYLEEDELVPTIDEADYLRGINLIEAGLRVVSLLP; the protein is encoded by the coding sequence ATGACTTGGCGGACGACCGACGCCGACGACCTGGTGGCGGAGATTCGCCACCAAACGGCTGTGCACAACCGCAACAACCTGACCCGAACCAAAGCCTACCTCGACTTTTACCGGGAGCATCCTGAGCTGGAGTGGGCGTTTTTGGCGCACATGGTCTCCCGCAACAGCGGCTGGAACATGACCGACCTGCACGGCGAATGGCTGCCCCGGCTGATGTCCCGGCAGGCGATTCAGTCCTCGTTTGCCTTTCTGGAACGCTGCAATTGGCTGATCTTTCACGATGCCTATCCGCAGCTGTTGTTATACAAAGTGATGAAACAGGAAGCGGCCGATTTGACCCCGCTTTTGCCCAAACTGGGGGTCTCCCGCTTCATGGTGCCCATCTGGCGCGGCTTTTTGCGGAACGGGAACGCGCGGCGCCTGGCGCGGGCGCTGATTGTCAACGAACAGCAGTATATTGAACAGCGCGTTGTCCGCCATTCAGATTATCGCAGCGAAGTGCTGCAGAGCTTCCCCTTCCTCGCCCAGGACGTCCTCTCGTTGAACAAGGTGCTCCTCCCCTACCGGGAGCATGCGGATGACGAGCGGCCGCGCTTGACGGGCGTCTGCGTCAAGCACTTCGCTTCGCTTGAAGCGCGGATCAACGTCGGCAAAACCTTGTACCACCTGTTGTTTGCCGACGGCAAGCGGCTGCGGGCGTTTACCGCCTGGGCCACCCGGGTGCCGCACACCGGCTCGCGGGCCGACTACTGGCCTCACCTCTTCACCCCTGTTCGCCAATCGCCGGCAGAACAAGAGTACCGCGAGCGCCTGCAGGGTGGCGAATTGCTGCCGGGTCGGCCAAAACTGTACAGTCCCCCGCTGGCCAAGGTGTGGCCGGACACGGTACAGCCTGCCGCCGACGGCGTGGACTGGTACCGGGATGAGAAATGGCTCCGCTATCTGGAAGAGGATGAGTTGGTACCGACGATTGATGAGGCGGACTACCTAAGGGGAATCAATCTGATTGAAGCCGGTTTGCGCGTCGTCTCCCTGCTGCCCTAA